Genomic window (Xylanimonas protaetiae):
GCGCGTAGCGGTGCGCCGGGTCGCCCTCGGCGTCGCCGTACGCGGCGAGGTCGTCCTGCCCCGAGACGATGTTGACGTCGACGCGCCCGCCCGTGAGGTGGTCCAGCGTCGCGGCCGACGCCGCGAGGTGCGCCGGCCGCCAGTAGCCCGGGCGCACCGCGATCAGCGGGCGGAACGTCGTCGTCCGGGCGGCGAGCGCCGTCGCCACCGTGAAGGTGTCCGGGCGGCCCCAGCTCGTGCCGAGCAGGGCCCCGTCCCAGCCGTCGTCCTCGAGGGCACGGGCGTGCTCGGTGAGGTGGTCGAGGCCGTTGTGCTCCGCGACGGCGGGCTCGCCCCGGTGGCCCGGGTGGGTCTGGTTCGGGATGTACCAGAGCAGGGTGCTGTCGGGCAGGGTGTCGTCGGGCAGGGTGTCGTCCGGCATGGTGCTCACCGGCGGGAGCGGTGTCGGGGGGCCCTGGGCATGCCGCGACCGTACGGCTTGTTGAGCGTGATGCTCGACAATGCCGAGCGGTGCTCACGATGCGAGACGTGCCGCCGCGACGACGTCCTCGACGCCGCCGTTTCGACGCACGCGCGGCGTCGGGTATCCTGGGGGACGGACTTTTCTCGTGTTGGTCGGTGGACCAACCGGCTGTTCCACCGACCAACTCGCACTCGGGAGGGCCACATGGGCTCCGTCATCAAGAAGCGCCGCAAGCGTATGGCGAAGAAGAAGCACCGCAAGCTGCTTCGCAAGACGCGCCACCAGCGTCGTAACAAGAAGTGACGTACCGAGGCCCGGCTCCCCGAGGGAGGCCGGGCCTCGTGCTTTGCGGGGCGGCTACCGCTCCAGGCGCTTGCGCAGCTGGCGCCGCACGGCCCGGACCACGAGCCCGAACACCCACGCCGCGCCCGCCCACGACGCCGTCCGGACGCTGCGCCCGGCCACGCGGTGGCCCCGGCCGCGGAACTCTCGGATGGGCCAGCCGACGTCGCGTGCGTGACGGCGCAGGCGCCGGTCCGGGTTGATCGGGCAGGGGTGCCCGACGGCGGCCATCATCGGCAGGTCGTTGAGCGAGTCGCCGTACGCGTAGGACGCCTCGAGGTCGAGGTCCTCCCGCTCGGCCAGCCGGCGCACCGAGTCGGCCTTGACGGCGCCGTGCATGAGGTCGCCCAGCAGGCGTCCCGTGTAGTACCCGTCCTTGTGCTCCGCGACCGTCCCCAGACAGCCCGTGGCGCCCACGCGCAGCGCGATGAGGCGGCCGATCTCCACGGGCGTGGCCGTGACGAGCCACACCTGGTCGCCCGCGGCGAGGTGCTGGTCGATGAGCTTCTTGGTGCCGGGGAAGATGCGCAGCTCGAGGACGGTGTCGTAGACCTCTTCGCCGACGGCGGTGATCTCGGCGACGGAGCGGCCCGCGATCAGGCTCAGCGCGCGCGAGCGCACCTGGTCGATCTGGTCCTTGGACTCCCCGAACAGCAGGTAGCGCGCCTGGAT
Coding sequences:
- a CDS encoding 30S ribosomal protein bS22 produces the protein MGSVIKKRRKRMAKKKHRKLLRKTRHQRRNKK
- a CDS encoding HAD family hydrolase, with the protein product MSDAPGVTPRRQAAAFFDVDNTVIRGASAYHLARALYQRKFFGTADLVRFGIIQARYLLFGESKDQIDQVRSRALSLIAGRSVAEITAVGEEVYDTVLELRIFPGTKKLIDQHLAAGDQVWLVTATPVEIGRLIALRVGATGCLGTVAEHKDGYYTGRLLGDLMHGAVKADSVRRLAEREDLDLEASYAYGDSLNDLPMMAAVGHPCPINPDRRLRRHARDVGWPIREFRGRGHRVAGRSVRTASWAGAAWVFGLVVRAVRRQLRKRLER